The genomic interval TCCTTCGGCGGTGGGCCCCTCCCGAAGCCGCCGGTGGTGGAGGTAGAGTCGCCGGCGCCGTAGCCGACGGCAGAGGCACCCATGGAGCTAGCCAGACCCAGCATCATCCTCATGTAGGCGTCTCTGACCCACAGCACCAACTTCTTCGGGGAAGAGATTTTGCGGATTTTCATCTTACGATTGATCTTTATGCGCCATCTTCTTCTTCTGTTATCTCCAAGCTGAACCGTTTCTCTCTCACGTTCTTCCCACCCATGCAGTCTTTGGTATCCCCCTATGCTTCTCCTCCAGTACTTCTTCAACCCCACAGAGATACCTTCCATTGCTTTATCCTCTTTCTCTAACTCAAACACAGAATATGTAGACCAAACCAAACAAAAACAGAAGAGAAAGAGCTAAGAAGGGAAAGCAATGAAGCTTGCCACATGTTGATGCTCTTTATATACTCGCTACACAAATagaataaacaataataattcttTCGTATCCACTTTTCTCTTACTTTCACCTTATAAttccttttaataataaaatattatatttaactaacaaaaattaatataaaaaaattgaaataaaataataatattattagttctTAAGTagaatgtgaaaaaaaatatagtagcATTCTAGGATAAAAGGAAGGAAGAAAAAGGATAAATAATATACTGTAATTGAATAAGAGATAAATGATGTAATGGATAAATAAACCAACATTTTCAATTATTCAACagtttttaaaatcttattttttatcttatttttgttCGGAAAAAAACACTAAATGCACAGACTTAAATCCATGCGTTCATTAAGCTAATATCAGTAGTTTGGTGAGAACAGCTATCTAGTATAATGTTTACGTCACgtaacatttaataataatgatgataaaagtgttattattattagttcCTAGCTATACACTTGAAGTTAATGCATACTTGTGATGGTTCCAAACCGAAGATTCATCAGAATTTGTTTTCGTGTTCTAAAAAGATTGTGCGTATCAATGTTTTAATTCATTGCATGAAAGGAggagaaattataaataataagtaTGAGAAAAGAGTGGTTGTTTGTGTAGTGAATGTTAAATCAAGTATACCTACTTGCACTTGTCTATCTAAAGAAGTTATAATTTGAGGATgcatcctctttttttttttttttctctctttcattcTTTTGGAAAGGAAGAAAGTCATTTAATTAAAGAAGCCCCTACAAACTTTTATATCGATTTAtgcataatttttaatataagtaTGATATTATACCTAAAAGTTTTAGTACAACTTACACATTTTTCACTAATATACCCATTTAtcttttcctttatttgtttttattgatGATAAGAATGTATAATCCTTAATGAAAACCTTAAAGGTATTCTACGTGGATAACGAGGTGGGGTAGCTTAAAGTTGACTTTTTGAAGGTTATCTTCCTTCATATGTTCCTCCGTCTTTCAGCTGGTGGTTGAGGAGACGACATTTTCATATTTTCGCCCATAAGTCCTTGTcattttttataagtttttttttggaaaaaaatcattaagtaatattttaaaataaatatattctaatatttaagaaaaaacttATCGGTTGtggataatttttaattaaataaagctTGAAAAGAAAAGTGGGAAGGCACCTGTAAATGAATTAATGTTTTGCGCATAGTGTAGGTATAAGTGTATAAATGTGGTCGGCATGCATGTGGAGGTATCAATTAATTTCCACCGAGTTACTTTGCTTTTATTAATTACATCATATCTGCAAACCAGATTAACCAGTTTCCAATAAATGCCTTCCTCCAAAAATATTCTTACACTAGTAATATTTGTTAGGACTGAAAATCACTGCAAAAACACCATTTACcacattatatttatttttacaccaattttataattttttctctttctatatcagttataaaaatattattaattatcatttcaaCTTGAGTTTCTCCATCATTctccttttttaatttttttttttttaaagttcttGTTCTTCTTGTAACAACACTTTATGAAAGCTATTCCCGTAAAAGTGTTGTGTTTTCTGTTATATTTATTACACTTACTTCCAGCAGTTGCGGTGATTAATTGAGTTGACATTGACGGAGACTATGGTGTTTACATGGTCATGTTAATTAATAGCAAAACATCACTACAATACAAAAGTTAATTAAAAAGTCTTATATACTGCTATTATGAGTCAATAACTGGTTCCTTATTCTTGTCTATATGTACTTTATTCCATACAAAATAAACTATCAGAATTAAAGTTGTAGTATAATAAATTTAGCTAAATAATACCGACATTTAGATTAAGTCAGAATTCtccaaatataaatatattttctaggTAGAGTACGTTTGAACGagtattttcataaatatttttaaaaattaaaactaaaatttgatCACATATGATTTGGTCAATTAAGATTAAAGACGAATATATGTGCTTGAACTTGCTATCTAATTAAACTCTTAGTACTCCTAATATTTTGTAAATGTTCTACATTTATGACCAAATTTTACTCTTTAACTTTTGTTAGAaagttttattttctataccaattataaaaataataaaaaaactgttATAAAAACTTCTTTAAAGAACTCATATTACACAATTTTTATAACTCTTTCTATGACAATTATACAAGAACCGTGTgtgtaattgtttttaaaaattgtttgttttaataattttcttacctACATAATATATTTCTTGGATGAcaaataaaatgtttatttagatattttcaaataaaacaaaaggTTAAATATACTGTGGACAGTTAAATGTGTAGGTGGGAAGCTTAACACACTATTTTTATCCTATTAttactactaattattttttacatttattattaatattactgtACCGGTGACGGTCGGACGACTGATTACATGTCTCAGTTTCTATCATTGGGCTGACCGATATCATGGTCCGCTTCAATGGGTCGACCGACATCTCAAATCCAGGTACGCTCAAGCAGAGTTAGTGAAGCTAAGTGTATTGGCGAGAGTTGAACGACTGATTACATGTCTCAGCCTCCATCACTGGACCGACCGACATCACGGTCTGCTTTAATGGGTCAACCGACATTTCAATTTCAGTTACACTTAAATAGAATCAATGAAGTTAATTCACGATTAAGGACTAGGTAAAGTAGCCATAAACGCAATCCAACTCCCTAATCTGACCTAATAAAAAAAGTTCactaaggtaatataaatagcacacatatCATCATCAGATACAGTACTCTGACAATCGAGTGTTGAAtacctttactgacttgagcgtcgaagtgtcGTCTACAGATACCTTTATTCGATATTTACGAGAAGGCCGAAAGCCGAGGAGTATAGATTACGAGAAGACCGAGAAATAAAGCGAGTAGAGGTGAGGAAAAAAGTGAACGACCGACTAAGGAGAAGTTACATAAATTTGAAAGTTTATTTGGATTCCAAGGATCTAACTCTCAGTTATACCATCACTATAGAGAAGACAtttaaactatattatttttcacTAGAACTGAAGGATAATGAGAGACAATTGGGCATCTATTTccatgtttattattttaaatttttaaaaactttcaaGTAAATATGCAGATTATTGTTGCTATAAAAGACTTCCTCATATGAGAAGAAACTAGGACCTGATTTAGTACGCCTCATATGTGAAGAAACCAGGACCTGATTTAGTACGCTAGTGGACAACAGAGTTCCAcccttatttaattttattaatataataaagtatttgtcattttaaatttaattttattaatataataaagtatttgtcattttaaatttaattttattaatataataaagtatttttcattttaaatgaGATCAGACACTGCactctatttttattttctcctttcaattttaattcatctaaaagtaaataaaataatttcattttcaattactctaaattccattttttatttatttttatttcaactcCTCATTCAAATTATTTCTCTATATTAAATTTCtatcattataaaaattaaataaaaaacaattataaaaattaaataaaagacaaaaatacAGGCGCAAGATactattaattttcttaatatatctctaaatattgttattttaatattttaaaatatatttaattacaaatttattttttattatatttttatttcaaaattcttaatttatctgacataaaacaatttataatatcatttttgttttaataatataacGGAACGTCCATATCATTTCTATAGATTGTGAAAgtatcatttttgttttaatgATATAACGGAGTGTACATATAATTTCTATTCAATATActcatcaatttttttaacaatttatatttcaattaaatattttattattaaaaacatttgTAATATGATTGTTTCTTTAAAAGAGGGTTGTTATTTTACAAATGGTGAATTTTTGTCAAGAGAGTATTATGTGCACACTCAACTTCTCTTATTTCAGTATGATTAAAATAAGTACACATTTGATTTGCTATGATTCTCAGAATTCCTCCCCACGAAGAGCCCTCAGAACCCTCGAATGAGGTGCATCAGGGTCACCGCACATGGCCCGTTGCCGCCACATCTCCGCGGCCCTCAGCAGCGTCTCCTCCGCTGTCTCCATCTGCTCCGGTAGCCACCCAATGACATCGACGCCTCGTCCAGAATCTGCAGTCTTATGAGAGGCTCGAGATATCGGCTTCCGTGAATCCACGAACTCTATCTCCGATAAGGGAGATGCTTTATGGTGCTTATAGTAATCTTTATCGTCCTCTTTTCCTTTGTTTTCATCCTCCGGCCACGGACTTCCATCAAGGCCAGCACAGCTCAAATCTTCAAAACCTTTCCAACTATGCTCCCGTTTCTGCTGAATGTTTGGGTCCAATCGCTGGTTCACCCCCTCGCTCTTCAGTTTCGGGAAAGGTTCACATGGAGATTTTGGAGACTTCAACATCTCGTGTGCTTTGCTTGCTCTGCGTTCTGTTTCAGCAATCTCGGCATTCTTAGCATTATCATTTGTACTTATACCCTGCAATACGCATACCAAAAGTACGTGAAAATTTGAAACCCTTCGAGACAGAGAGAATGAATGTTATCACTTACTTGGGGTTGTCCCCTGTGAACTCTTGGCCCAGCTTCTTGTTCCCCGGAATGAATTTCAGGGTCTGCAGTTCGACTTCGAGTGCCGGAGCAAAATCCACGTTTTAGAGTAAAACGAGTGGTTGATGATAACGCAGAAGAAGCTCTTCTTGTTGCTTCTACCAATCTTGACTGCATCGCAACGTTGTTGCTT from Phaseolus vulgaris cultivar G19833 chromosome 1, P. vulgaris v2.0, whole genome shotgun sequence carries:
- the LOC137816093 gene encoding uncharacterized protein: MEGISVGLKKYWRRSIGGYQRLHGWEERERETVQLGDNRRRRWRIKINRKMKIRKISSPKKLVLWVRDAYMRMMLGLASSMGASAVGYGAGDSTSTTGGFGRGPPPKEYDQKMIVHMYKSLIMAQGQLLPRDPTPNGITTMVTTFS
- the LOC137816235 gene encoding uncharacterized protein, giving the protein MQSRLVEATRRASSALSSTTRFTLKRGFCSGTRSRTADPEIHSGEQEAGPRVHRGQPQGISTNDNAKNAEIAETERRASKAHEMLKSPKSPCEPFPKLKSEGVNQRLDPNIQQKREHSWKGFEDLSCAGLDGSPWPEDENKGKEDDKDYYKHHKASPLSEIEFVDSRKPISRASHKTADSGRGVDVIGWLPEQMETAEETLLRAAEMWRQRAMCGDPDAPHSRVLRALRGEEF